One window of Curtobacterium sp. 458 genomic DNA carries:
- a CDS encoding Type 1 glutamine amidotransferase-like domain-containing protein produces MSIHLVGGGLLATADVAAPFTAEATARAAAVGRTVPRIAVLSVARADGTSPSSTADIAETLGGARQAETIVTEVAAGAAFDTTVLSDVDALVVAGGVTPDYLTAVAPIVDQLRLLVSDGLPYLGYSAGAMIAADRALVGGWRIGGVEICPEEASEGLDEVELREGLGLIDLTVDVHAVQAGTLARLIAAAEAEFVTAGLAIDEDTTLVVGEGALEVRGTGSVWRVIAGDESVSVATMGA; encoded by the coding sequence GTGAGCATCCACCTCGTCGGCGGGGGCCTCCTCGCCACAGCGGACGTCGCCGCCCCGTTCACCGCCGAGGCCACCGCACGCGCGGCCGCCGTCGGCCGGACCGTCCCGCGCATCGCGGTCCTCTCCGTCGCACGCGCCGACGGGACCTCGCCGTCGAGCACCGCGGACATCGCCGAGACCCTCGGCGGCGCGCGGCAGGCCGAGACGATCGTGACCGAGGTCGCGGCGGGTGCGGCCTTCGACACGACCGTGCTGAGCGACGTGGACGCCCTCGTCGTCGCCGGTGGCGTCACACCCGACTACCTCACCGCGGTCGCGCCGATCGTCGACCAGCTCCGTCTGCTCGTCAGCGACGGGCTGCCGTACCTCGGCTACTCGGCGGGAGCGATGATCGCGGCCGACCGCGCCCTCGTGGGCGGCTGGCGCATCGGCGGGGTCGAGATCTGCCCGGAGGAGGCCTCCGAGGGACTCGACGAGGTCGAGCTCCGTGAGGGCCTCGGGCTGATCGACCTCACCGTGGACGTGCACGCCGTGCAGGCGGGGACGCTCGCGCGGCTCATCGCCGCCGCCGAGGCCGAGTTCGTCACGGCGGGCCTCGCGATCGACGAGGACACCACGCTCGTGGTCGGCGAGGGTGCGCTCGAAGTCCGGGGGACCGGCAGTGTCTGGCGGGTGATCGCGGGCGACGAGTCCGTGTCCGTCGCCACCATGGGCGCGTAG
- a CDS encoding uracil-DNA glycosylase, which produces MEPRPLAELVDPGWAAALAPVEDDVHRMGAWLRAEVAAGRPYLPAGADVLRAFRDPFDDVRVLVLGQDPYPTPGHPIGLSFAVDPEVRPVPRSLANIYAELRDDLGVEPPAHGDLRAWSSRGVLLLNRVLTVRAGDAGSHRGKGWEAVTDQAVRALVARGAPLVAVLWGAQAATVRPLLGDTPVVASAHPSPLSARRGFFGSRPFSQVNELLVAQGAEPVDWSLPV; this is translated from the coding sequence GTGGAGCCGCGGCCGCTCGCCGAGCTCGTCGACCCCGGGTGGGCGGCCGCGCTCGCCCCCGTCGAGGACGACGTCCACCGGATGGGCGCCTGGCTCCGGGCCGAGGTCGCGGCCGGGCGGCCGTACCTCCCGGCCGGCGCCGACGTGCTGCGCGCGTTCCGCGATCCCTTCGACGACGTCCGGGTGCTCGTGCTCGGGCAGGACCCGTACCCGACCCCCGGCCACCCGATCGGCCTGTCGTTCGCCGTCGACCCCGAGGTCCGGCCGGTGCCGCGCAGCCTCGCGAACATCTACGCCGAACTCCGCGACGACCTCGGCGTGGAGCCCCCGGCGCACGGGGACCTCAGGGCGTGGTCGTCGCGCGGCGTGCTGCTGCTCAACCGGGTGCTCACGGTCCGCGCGGGCGACGCCGGGAGCCACCGGGGGAAGGGCTGGGAGGCCGTCACGGACCAGGCCGTCCGTGCACTCGTCGCCCGGGGAGCGCCCCTCGTCGCCGTCCTCTGGGGAGCGCAGGCGGCGACGGTGCGACCGCTGCTCGGGGACACGCCGGTCGTCGCGTCGGCGCACCCCTCGCCCCTGAGTGCCCGCCGCGGGTTCTTCGGCAGCCGACCGTTCTCGCAGGTGAACGAGCTGCTCGTGGCACAGGGCGCGGAGCCGGTGGACTGGTCACTGCCCGTCTGA